In Bythopirellula goksoeyrii, a single window of DNA contains:
- a CDS encoding PEP-CTERM sorting domain-containing protein: MNIKPINYDITLHSQAEATPTNPTELLDTNGRSWGSHPTYFSKLLTFSIALLSVVCLSQARAQVFPLLTDPGFNTPPTNAPIAYTTAYNTPVFDTWGIESGAFVPVLLNSGLNLITPKEGNGMLRENATGGVATQAIQFVDLSAPIFQAAITAGNATIDLSACFNVPSAAAGAGGYVALRFFNTFNPVGPGSAIATFTASNPNLDANIGTWETIALNNVIVPTGTLRVGAEVGFGNARLNQRPGVVDLAEMNLTIVPEPSSLVLGLLSIIGLASSRRRLCLAAISKSLPMTIGAIGLLTIFTAATSQAQISPGISAGPPTLIPLPAPTPHFTIPQGPNGDFTLGDPANPIPVSYNPTAGPFEKWLAPNPDQDGNGNVDINDFLLFLANPILNLNEHLIVGPGPSWTDWHEEILTPDWSWGTVQITTPGPPPGPNNLVIQNSGTNVDFFFDPLAPGTPVDIRKQLFFQGTGSQQMLNDFLAGNYMIQVSEYPTVPEPGSLVLLGMGVVAILSRMRPERIATTQHIMKLSLVGLATLSLSLATRPAVASPVSVSSQDDPMCCDTLTVPINVDELGIAFPPDELISANAIPTPDIACLQHAIPGVVNRLVRMTNLSGFDWQDLWYVADPETTITNRDGFVNGESAFKIDSIGANRPLLNESFSPADGIFQAGETWEFIVDGYSNLLGLPASAFGSVGLVGGASGGDIDSSGSIIALGVVPEPGSLVLLLGGLCGVLIIRNRQCISESMATNSITTGCLVIICTTGFAMQAKAQTGWTFTSLHTSGMTSSWAKSIDAGIQVGSAAGSTLGLGGVVPGGGPGSGMEDAVQWSSSAASWVNLDPGPASSRALATNKGLTVGYRDTVSSQRSAYAWGGTGSNYLPAIIDIRTDNSEARGVYGNTIGGYYNSRVTGRVDHAAVWNWLGSTTPATLQDVHPVGAYSSEINDVGSALWAVGSAQFPNAVTGFNERHAVVWHGKGIGWTDIHPAGARGSVALGSDAFDSVGYVRFLTSPDRPALWHLTSSSWTDLTPTGGIGGWAIDAEAGWQVGFAYLSSSPTAHAALWNGTSTSFFDLSTLLPPNYVSSVAEGVDVTPTGICIVGEALNSNTGQLEAVMWCQTIPEPPSLSLAGAIPMLCFLSRRHGRQIGKGYRSL, translated from the coding sequence ATGAATATTAAACCTATCAATTACGACATTACTCTGCATTCTCAAGCAGAAGCAACTCCAACGAATCCCACGGAATTGCTCGACACCAACGGAAGATCTTGGGGATCGCACCCAACATACTTCTCCAAACTACTCACTTTCTCGATTGCACTGCTGAGTGTTGTGTGCCTTAGCCAAGCTCGGGCGCAAGTATTCCCACTGCTGACGGATCCCGGCTTCAACACCCCGCCCACGAACGCACCCATCGCATACACAACGGCTTACAACACACCTGTCTTCGACACATGGGGAATAGAGTCGGGGGCCTTTGTCCCCGTACTCTTGAACTCAGGTCTAAATCTAATTACTCCCAAGGAGGGAAATGGAATGTTGCGGGAGAATGCAACAGGGGGCGTAGCGACCCAGGCGATTCAGTTTGTCGATCTGTCAGCGCCGATATTTCAAGCAGCCATAACAGCTGGAAATGCAACAATCGACCTCTCCGCCTGTTTCAATGTTCCTTCGGCTGCAGCGGGTGCAGGTGGATATGTTGCTTTGCGATTTTTTAATACCTTTAATCCCGTGGGTCCAGGAAGTGCGATTGCAACATTCACTGCTTCAAATCCTAACCTCGATGCCAATATTGGGACTTGGGAAACTATTGCGTTAAATAATGTAATTGTACCGACAGGAACGCTACGAGTTGGTGCGGAGGTTGGCTTCGGCAATGCGAGGCTCAATCAACGTCCTGGAGTCGTCGATCTGGCCGAGATGAATCTTACAATAGTACCCGAGCCCTCCAGTTTAGTTCTTGGCTTGTTAAGCATAATTGGACTTGCCTCCTCACGGCGGCGGTTGTGTCTGGCCGCAATCTCAAAATCGCTTCCTATGACGATAGGCGCTATCGGGCTGCTAACAATTTTTACCGCAGCAACTTCCCAGGCCCAGATCAGCCCCGGTATTTCGGCAGGTCCCCCAACCCTAATTCCTTTACCCGCCCCCACGCCACACTTCACTATTCCGCAAGGACCCAACGGCGATTTCACCCTGGGTGATCCAGCTAATCCGATTCCGGTGAGTTACAACCCGACTGCCGGTCCGTTTGAAAAATGGCTCGCTCCAAATCCGGATCAGGACGGCAACGGAAACGTAGACATCAATGATTTCTTACTGTTCCTGGCAAATCCAATTCTCAATTTGAATGAACATCTGATCGTTGGCCCAGGACCTTCTTGGACCGATTGGCACGAAGAGATTTTGACGCCAGATTGGTCCTGGGGCACTGTGCAAATCACGACTCCTGGGCCACCTCCCGGACCGAACAACCTTGTGATTCAAAACTCAGGGACGAATGTTGACTTCTTCTTTGATCCCCTCGCCCCAGGAACGCCTGTAGATATCCGCAAACAATTGTTCTTTCAGGGAACAGGATCTCAACAAATGCTCAACGATTTTTTGGCGGGCAATTACATGATTCAGGTTTCCGAGTATCCTACCGTGCCAGAGCCCGGCAGCTTGGTGCTCTTAGGAATGGGAGTAGTAGCAATTCTCAGCCGAATGCGACCTGAGAGAATCGCCACTACGCAGCACATCATGAAACTCTCCCTAGTAGGTCTGGCAACTCTATCGCTGTCCTTGGCAACCAGACCTGCAGTCGCGAGCCCTGTGAGTGTTTCTTCCCAAGACGATCCAATGTGTTGCGATACACTCACCGTGCCGATCAATGTTGACGAATTGGGCATTGCCTTTCCGCCGGATGAATTGATTAGTGCCAATGCCATCCCCACGCCAGACATTGCATGCCTTCAGCATGCGATTCCAGGCGTGGTCAACCGACTGGTACGGATGACAAACCTCTCAGGATTTGACTGGCAAGACTTATGGTATGTAGCAGACCCTGAAACAACCATCACTAATCGTGACGGCTTTGTGAACGGCGAATCAGCCTTCAAGATTGATTCGATTGGAGCAAATCGACCACTTCTCAACGAAAGTTTCTCGCCCGCCGACGGTATTTTTCAGGCGGGCGAAACCTGGGAATTCATCGTCGATGGATACTCCAACCTCTTGGGGCTCCCGGCAAGTGCCTTCGGCTCGGTAGGCCTCGTCGGGGGTGCCTCCGGAGGAGACATTGACTCTTCGGGAAGCATTATCGCCTTGGGAGTTGTGCCAGAGCCGGGAAGCCTCGTACTTCTTCTGGGTGGGCTGTGCGGGGTCTTGATAATAAGAAACCGACAATGTATTTCAGAATCAATGGCAACCAACTCGATCACGACGGGATGTTTGGTGATCATCTGCACTACCGGCTTTGCGATGCAAGCAAAAGCGCAGACTGGATGGACATTTACCTCGCTGCACACCAGCGGCATGACCTCTTCGTGGGCCAAGAGTATTGATGCTGGAATTCAAGTTGGTTCAGCTGCCGGTTCGACCCTAGGCTTGGGAGGCGTCGTCCCAGGCGGGGGGCCAGGAAGTGGAATGGAGGACGCGGTCCAATGGAGCTCATCTGCGGCAAGCTGGGTGAATCTCGATCCCGGGCCTGCAAGTAGTAGAGCGTTGGCTACGAACAAGGGTCTGACGGTTGGATACAGAGATACAGTTTCCTCTCAACGTTCTGCCTACGCGTGGGGGGGGACCGGTTCGAATTATCTCCCTGCGATTATTGATATACGCACCGATAATTCCGAAGCGCGTGGTGTTTATGGTAATACTATCGGCGGGTATTACAATTCGCGCGTTACTGGTCGTGTAGACCATGCCGCCGTGTGGAACTGGCTTGGAAGCACCACGCCAGCCACTTTGCAGGACGTTCATCCAGTGGGAGCGTATTCCTCTGAAATAAATGATGTGGGATCGGCATTGTGGGCAGTTGGATCGGCCCAATTTCCGAACGCCGTGACCGGCTTTAATGAGCGACACGCAGTAGTGTGGCATGGGAAAGGAATTGGTTGGACCGATATACACCCTGCGGGAGCAAGAGGCAGCGTGGCGTTGGGGAGCGACGCATTCGATTCCGTGGGATATGTACGCTTTCTCACCTCCCCAGATCGACCCGCCTTATGGCACCTGACAAGTAGTAGTTGGACCGATCTCACTCCGACTGGTGGAATAGGTGGCTGGGCGATAGACGCGGAAGCGGGTTGGCAAGTTGGCTTTGCCTATTTGAGTTCTTCGCCGACTGCTCATGCAGCACTGTGGAATGGAACGTCGACTTCTTTTTTCGACCTAAGTACTCTACTGCCACCAAACTATGTCAGTTCTGTGGCAGAAGGGGTAGATGTCACTCCGACTGGAATTTGCATCGTGGGAGAGGCCCTTAATTCAAACACCGGACAATTGGAAGCTGTGATGTGGTGCCAGACAATTCCCGAACCTCCCTCACTCTCCCTTGCAGGAGCAATTCCAATGCTCTGTTTCTTGTCTCGCCGTCACGGACGCCAGATAGGCAAAGGGTACAGGTCTCTCTGA
- a CDS encoding PEP-CTERM sorting domain-containing protein, whose translation MTLFETRSILFTILLLSFSLPIQAGEIVNLNWFSGVASVAGTVIGPLVDPNNDDVAGDSSNVFIVAQKHYTGIGPVDIEFDVVPSGGVNEYFVMEGVDNSTPWDWSSYRIVLGFGVGADFEESDPGDELDFDAPDYNSPPDFSLNFSTVDESEDVLLASGGIHSNTLGSSYAEYTFSFDVPDLPRGVTKFTLRQQPIAVPEPASVAIAGLTILAMLAWRRKGCMS comes from the coding sequence ATGACTCTTTTTGAAACTCGCTCCATTTTATTCACAATTCTCTTGCTCTCATTCAGTCTACCGATCCAGGCAGGTGAGATCGTTAATTTGAACTGGTTTTCTGGTGTTGCATCGGTGGCCGGCACAGTAATTGGTCCGCTTGTAGACCCAAATAATGACGATGTGGCCGGGGACTCGTCAAATGTGTTTATCGTCGCGCAGAAACACTATACAGGAATAGGGCCTGTAGATATTGAATTTGACGTCGTTCCTTCCGGTGGAGTCAACGAATACTTCGTCATGGAAGGGGTCGACAACAGCACGCCGTGGGATTGGTCCTCCTATCGCATTGTATTGGGATTCGGAGTAGGAGCAGATTTCGAAGAGTCAGATCCCGGCGATGAGCTTGACTTCGACGCCCCCGATTACAATTCACCTCCTGATTTTTCACTCAATTTCTCCACTGTCGACGAGAGCGAAGACGTGCTACTCGCCAGCGGCGGCATCCATTCCAACACTCTTGGCTCCAGCTACGCAGAATACACCTTCTCGTTCGACGTCCCCGACCTACCTCGGGGAGTGACCAAGTTCACACTCCGTCAACAACCGATCGCCGTGCCTGAGCCGGCTTCGGTTGCGATCGCCGGCTTGACAATCCTTGCGATGCTCGCTTGGCGACGAAAGGGTTGCATGAGCTAG
- a CDS encoding DUF7901 domain-containing protein, giving the protein MKTNFQQPSIPRLLCAVALLALMTSHASADPLPGQILKFQQNPMIGTGVGVNADGTPAIYNGHDELSTAWLTSPVPPNPAAPLVYQGVSMADDFADNFNSPIVHISWWGSYLNNIINPNQTVTKFLIAFEDDVPANQPGPDGQILPYSRPGNVLSSQIVNLTGALAPGSGTYTEQQVTFNLPENIYKYNAELHFDKQFPEKADTIYWLKVVALIDAPRDATAPNTEWGWHNRDYTVQNTLASPNVTPGETDQQPLIDPTYPTSVWHFQDDAVESRVLIEINDPNMPNMPTKVDQINPLDRYYADGLDGPGPIPGTNFGGIGQFSKDLAFELYTIPEPTTCMLLLAGLGVFVAHPSKCVS; this is encoded by the coding sequence ATGAAAACAAACTTTCAACAACCCTCAATTCCACGTCTGCTCTGTGCGGTTGCTCTGCTGGCTCTGATGACCAGCCATGCCAGTGCCGATCCATTACCTGGTCAGATTCTGAAGTTTCAGCAAAACCCAATGATAGGCACAGGCGTCGGAGTCAATGCAGATGGAACTCCTGCAATTTACAACGGTCACGATGAACTCAGCACGGCATGGCTAACTTCCCCAGTGCCACCTAATCCGGCAGCGCCGCTGGTGTATCAAGGAGTTTCTATGGCAGACGACTTTGCAGACAACTTCAACTCGCCAATCGTACATATTTCCTGGTGGGGATCCTATTTGAACAACATCATTAATCCCAATCAGACCGTAACAAAATTTCTTATTGCTTTTGAAGACGATGTGCCGGCCAACCAACCTGGGCCGGATGGTCAAATCTTACCCTATAGTCGTCCCGGCAATGTGCTTTCGAGTCAAATTGTTAATCTGACGGGAGCGCTTGCTCCTGGTTCTGGAACTTATACAGAACAACAAGTAACGTTCAATCTTCCAGAGAATATCTACAAATACAACGCCGAACTTCATTTCGACAAGCAGTTTCCGGAAAAAGCAGACACCATCTATTGGTTGAAGGTCGTTGCCCTAATTGATGCACCACGTGATGCAACCGCACCAAATACTGAGTGGGGTTGGCACAACCGAGACTACACCGTGCAGAACACTTTGGCCTCGCCAAATGTTACCCCGGGAGAAACAGATCAGCAGCCGCTCATCGACCCTACTTACCCGACAAGTGTCTGGCACTTTCAAGATGATGCGGTCGAGTCCCGAGTGCTCATCGAAATCAACGATCCCAACATGCCAAACATGCCTACCAAAGTGGATCAGATAAACCCATTGGATAGGTACTATGCCGACGGTTTGGATGGCCCTGGTCCGATACCTGGCACCAATTTTGGTGGCATTGGTCAGTTTTCTAAAGATCTGGCCTTCGAGCTCTACACGATTCCCGAGCCAACCACTTGCATGCTGCTGCTAGCTGGTTTAGGCGTCTTCGTGGCACACCCTTCGAAGTGTGTTTCCTAA
- a CDS encoding IS256 family transposase produces MASLTGSTENGSMVQIDEAQIRGHVDEVVRKSVEETLNGLLEAEADQLCGAKRYERSPDRVDTRAGSYDRGLQTKAGQVTLKVPRLRSLPFETQIIERYRRRESSVEEALMEMYLAGVSVRRVEDITEALWGTRVSPSTVSELNQQLYERIEAWRNQPIEGDFAYVALDGIWLKRSWGGEVKNVAVLVAVGVDQDGYRQVLGVCEGTKEDTESWRKFLRHLKERGLKGVRLVTSDKCLGLVEALGEFYPEADWQRCVVHWYRNVGSEVPRHRMKEVMAMLKAIHAQEDREAAKKKAGDVVEKLRAMKLTKAAKVVEEGVGETLRYMSYPREHWTRIRTNNALERLMREVRRRTRVVGAFPDGNSALMLVSARLRHVAGTKWGTRKYLDMERLQETTKETSGVAS; encoded by the coding sequence ATGGCGAGTTTAACAGGAAGTACTGAAAACGGAAGCATGGTTCAGATCGACGAGGCTCAGATTCGAGGGCACGTCGACGAGGTGGTTCGCAAGAGCGTCGAGGAGACGCTCAATGGACTGTTGGAGGCCGAAGCTGATCAACTCTGTGGAGCGAAGCGTTACGAGCGGAGCCCCGACCGCGTGGATACGCGGGCCGGGTCATACGATCGCGGACTGCAGACAAAGGCAGGCCAAGTGACGCTCAAGGTTCCTAGACTCCGCAGTTTGCCATTTGAGACGCAGATTATTGAGCGGTACCGACGACGGGAGTCGTCGGTCGAAGAGGCGCTAATGGAGATGTACCTCGCCGGGGTGAGCGTTCGCCGGGTGGAGGACATCACCGAGGCGTTGTGGGGAACACGAGTTTCTCCGAGCACGGTGAGCGAGCTGAATCAGCAGCTCTACGAGCGGATCGAAGCCTGGCGAAACCAGCCGATCGAGGGCGATTTTGCCTACGTGGCCCTGGATGGTATTTGGCTGAAACGGTCGTGGGGCGGCGAGGTGAAGAACGTGGCGGTATTGGTTGCCGTGGGCGTCGACCAGGACGGCTATCGGCAGGTTCTGGGTGTTTGCGAAGGGACGAAGGAAGATACCGAGAGTTGGCGGAAGTTCCTCCGGCATCTCAAGGAGCGTGGCCTGAAGGGAGTTCGCCTGGTGACCAGCGACAAGTGTTTAGGGTTGGTAGAAGCCTTGGGCGAGTTTTATCCCGAGGCAGACTGGCAACGGTGTGTGGTCCACTGGTATCGCAACGTCGGCTCGGAAGTTCCTCGTCATCGAATGAAGGAGGTGATGGCGATGCTCAAGGCAATTCACGCGCAGGAAGACCGCGAGGCGGCCAAGAAGAAGGCGGGCGATGTTGTGGAGAAGCTGCGAGCGATGAAGCTCACCAAGGCAGCCAAGGTGGTCGAGGAGGGCGTGGGCGAGACGTTGCGGTACATGTCCTATCCTCGCGAGCATTGGACGCGGATTCGCACGAACAACGCTTTGGAGCGATTGATGCGCGAAGTCCGCCGGCGGACGCGCGTCGTGGGTGCCTTCCCGGACGGCAACAGCGCATTGATGCTGGTATCCGCAAGACTGCGACACGTCGCTGGTACCAAATGGGGCACGCGCAAGTACCTCGATATGGAGCGATTGCAAGAGACAACGAAGGAGACCAGCGGAGTGGCCTCGTAG
- a CDS encoding PEP-CTERM sorting domain-containing protein (PEP-CTERM proteins occur, often in large numbers, in the proteomes of bacteria that also encode an exosortase, a predicted intramembrane cysteine proteinase. The presence of a PEP-CTERM domain at a protein's C-terminus predicts cleavage within the sorting domain, followed by covalent anchoring to some some component of the (usually Gram-negative) cell surface. Many PEP-CTERM proteins exhibit an unusual sequence composition that includes large numbers of potential glycosylation sites. Expression of one such protein has been shown restore the ability of a bacterium to form floc, a type of biofilm.), with amino-acid sequence MTIKQYSNSFYSALVVGTMLTNPALAVFTSVVHQDIPPHCDRLFIPTDVDEIGDLLVFPPDESLEHIALGQTPVIPCPQFNNTAQPEELVQIINFTGRELSEVWYVANVETRISNYDGYANDAAFPPTANDPGRFAFRIDNIFSDPNGGHHPLVFESGVQDGVWQPFEIWQFVLQDYSNTLGLAPDQFNSFGVGNASTFVAGTPPSSGSIIAIPRIPEPGSIALVMLSLVSLVVTKRWK; translated from the coding sequence ATGACTATCAAACAATATAGCAACTCATTTTATTCTGCATTGGTTGTAGGCACCATGCTAACCAACCCAGCACTGGCAGTTTTCACGTCCGTAGTACATCAGGACATTCCCCCGCATTGCGATCGGTTATTCATTCCCACCGACGTCGATGAGATCGGCGATCTGTTGGTTTTCCCTCCTGATGAATCGCTTGAACATATTGCTCTGGGGCAAACTCCGGTAATACCTTGTCCACAATTCAACAACACTGCTCAACCCGAGGAATTGGTTCAGATCATAAACTTCACGGGAAGGGAATTGAGCGAAGTCTGGTACGTGGCAAATGTCGAAACCAGGATTAGCAACTACGACGGATATGCCAACGATGCTGCATTCCCTCCAACTGCGAACGACCCAGGCCGATTTGCTTTCCGAATCGACAATATCTTTTCTGATCCAAATGGCGGGCACCATCCACTGGTATTCGAAAGCGGAGTGCAGGACGGTGTATGGCAACCCTTCGAAATCTGGCAGTTCGTCTTACAAGACTACAGCAATACTTTAGGACTTGCTCCCGACCAGTTCAACTCGTTCGGCGTGGGCAATGCCTCTACGTTCGTTGCCGGTACTCCGCCCTCATCGGGAAGCATTATTGCTATCCCGAGAATACCTGAGCCAGGAAGCATCGCCCTAGTAATGCTCAGTCTTGTGTCGCTAGTTGTGACAAAGCGGTGGAAATAG
- the ltrA gene encoding group II intron reverse transcriptase/maturase: MLSAGTCQLAFAFADSPHGGKDERTSDESKGKSHLLLRANTKEVDHPATWVADDTSRSLEQVASVSNLARALLNVARNKGAAGVDGRGVREVVEASPQLLAQLRRELLSGTYLPGDIRRVWIPKSGGGHRGLGIPNVVDRWVQQAVLQVLEPIFEPTFHDSSHGFRPRRGAQTAIAAAKQYLAEGYAWTVDIDLSKFFDRVHHQRLLNRLANHVKDGRLLKLVHGMLKAKVVLPDGTRTATTEGAPQGGPLSPLLSNVVLDELDWELARRGLRFVRYADDFSVFVKSERAGRRVMDSVSKFIDRRLRLLVNEDKSSVTGPNYLTFLGFQLGKNAEGQVMVAISRRTKERMDARIRELTPRVWGQSLSTCFERTERYLRGWIGYFRLCTEDSLRPLHKFDAHIRRRIRAIIIRQKKRDRYLFRHLQTRGVSRKSAAKTAFTRAGVWRRSVSYGIHQAYSNAWFAERLMPLTDRWHALNPSRQVFIKQQRLFET; this comes from the coding sequence TTGTTAAGTGCTGGAACATGCCAACTGGCTTTCGCGTTTGCCGACAGCCCGCATGGGGGCAAGGACGAGAGAACCTCGGACGAATCCAAGGGAAAGTCGCACCTGCTGCTCAGAGCGAATACCAAGGAGGTAGATCATCCAGCCACCTGGGTAGCCGACGACACAAGTCGGTCACTGGAACAAGTAGCCTCGGTGTCTAATTTGGCCCGGGCGTTGCTTAACGTCGCGCGCAATAAAGGTGCGGCAGGTGTGGACGGACGTGGTGTACGGGAAGTGGTTGAGGCTTCGCCCCAACTGCTTGCTCAGCTACGCCGTGAATTGCTTTCGGGTACCTACCTGCCTGGCGACATTCGCCGGGTCTGGATTCCCAAGTCCGGTGGCGGGCATCGGGGCCTAGGTATTCCGAATGTCGTGGACCGCTGGGTTCAGCAGGCCGTACTCCAAGTTTTGGAGCCGATCTTCGAGCCGACGTTTCACGACAGCAGTCACGGATTCCGTCCGAGGCGTGGTGCACAAACGGCCATTGCTGCGGCCAAGCAATATCTGGCAGAAGGATATGCCTGGACGGTCGATATTGACCTTTCAAAGTTCTTCGATCGTGTTCACCACCAGCGGCTATTAAACCGCTTGGCGAACCACGTAAAGGATGGGCGTCTCCTAAAGCTAGTGCATGGCATGCTCAAGGCGAAGGTTGTGTTGCCCGATGGCACACGAACGGCCACGACCGAAGGCGCACCGCAAGGTGGTCCGCTTTCTCCGCTACTTTCCAATGTAGTTCTTGACGAACTCGATTGGGAACTGGCACGTCGTGGACTTCGGTTCGTGCGTTACGCCGACGACTTCAGCGTGTTCGTGAAAAGCGAACGTGCCGGTCGTCGGGTGATGGACTCCGTCAGTAAATTCATTGATAGACGCTTGCGTCTGCTGGTCAATGAAGACAAGAGTTCCGTCACGGGTCCGAATTATCTAACTTTCCTCGGCTTTCAACTCGGCAAGAATGCCGAGGGCCAAGTCATGGTGGCAATCTCTCGCCGAACTAAGGAGCGAATGGATGCCCGTATTCGTGAGCTAACGCCACGAGTCTGGGGTCAATCGCTGTCGACGTGCTTCGAGAGAACCGAACGCTACCTGCGAGGATGGATTGGATACTTTCGGTTGTGTACCGAAGATTCCCTGCGACCGCTCCACAAGTTCGACGCCCACATTCGGCGTCGTATTCGGGCGATTATCATTCGTCAGAAGAAGCGGGACCGGTATCTGTTCCGCCACCTGCAAACACGTGGCGTTTCTCGGAAGTCGGCGGCTAAGACCGCCTTCACTCGTGCTGGCGTTTGGAGACGCAGTGTCAGCTATGGCATCCATCAGGCGTATTCCAACGCCTGGTTCGCCGAACGATTGATGCCGCTCACCGACCGTTGGCATGCCTTGAACCCTTCCCGACAGGTCTTCATCAAACAGCAACGACTGTTTGAAACCTAA
- a CDS encoding response regulator: MMSPRIAKKNLDLLVVDSKAEDYRDLSFEVQDANLNWKHANDGHHALQLSSGKNIRLWFSNMQLPDMSGIELLEIVRAKRPATLFYLVSDEYSAEEERQARAAGAAGYLSKPADHTWLEICCSTLARMRARASPQSRKDALGAAYSNPSILFPTHSHKES; encoded by the coding sequence ATGATGTCCCCACGTATTGCAAAAAAAAACCTCGATCTCTTGGTTGTCGATAGCAAGGCCGAAGACTATCGCGACCTCTCCTTTGAGGTGCAAGATGCGAACCTTAATTGGAAACATGCCAACGACGGCCATCACGCGCTGCAACTCTCGTCGGGTAAGAATATCCGACTCTGGTTTTCCAATATGCAATTGCCTGATATGTCAGGCATTGAACTACTGGAAATCGTTCGGGCTAAGCGCCCTGCGACTCTCTTCTATCTGGTCAGCGACGAGTATTCAGCCGAGGAAGAACGGCAAGCTCGAGCTGCAGGAGCGGCAGGATATCTAAGTAAGCCTGCCGATCACACTTGGCTTGAAATCTGTTGTTCAACCTTGGCTCGAATGAGGGCACGTGCGAGTCCCCAGTCTCGAAAGGATGCTCTCGGTGCTGCTTACTCTAATCCTTCAATCCTCTTCCCCACTCACTCTCACAAGGAATCCTGA
- a CDS encoding PEP-CTERM sorting domain-containing protein (PEP-CTERM proteins occur, often in large numbers, in the proteomes of bacteria that also encode an exosortase, a predicted intramembrane cysteine proteinase. The presence of a PEP-CTERM domain at a protein's C-terminus predicts cleavage within the sorting domain, followed by covalent anchoring to some some component of the (usually Gram-negative) cell surface. Many PEP-CTERM proteins exhibit an unusual sequence composition that includes large numbers of potential glycosylation sites. Expression of one such protein has been shown restore the ability of a bacterium to form floc, a type of biofilm.): MTRILFAGQLLLISCCGIAPLGAANIAFDSAADAVYNNGWQAGDNGGFGFTPWAFLPQGSAGQFMGTSTANGDGLDDGNSQGIAGDSDIDTAGRSWGLFARNGNSAIAAFRQLTGGPLSIGQAIEIDFDNGSVDTTQFAGLQFITNSDYILFRYHGGDSTYEVYSQNLTAHQQSTLGFADEGLSFNLLRTGSTTFDLKVTLRNGNSQTLPLTTLDGNVMGIVLQNSASGLSPANDAFFNSMRVGVVPEPSSVVMLAFGCVGLTRRYRQWRK; the protein is encoded by the coding sequence ATGACACGCATACTATTCGCTGGTCAGCTCTTGTTGATTTCTTGCTGTGGAATTGCTCCACTTGGCGCGGCAAACATTGCCTTCGATTCTGCTGCCGATGCTGTCTACAACAATGGTTGGCAGGCAGGCGACAACGGTGGCTTCGGCTTTACCCCGTGGGCCTTTCTTCCCCAAGGTAGTGCTGGCCAGTTCATGGGGACTTCGACCGCTAATGGCGATGGCCTAGACGATGGAAACTCCCAAGGTATCGCTGGCGATTCAGACATCGACACCGCAGGCCGCTCGTGGGGACTCTTTGCCCGCAACGGCAACAGCGCCATCGCAGCTTTCCGCCAATTGACCGGTGGACCCTTGTCCATCGGACAAGCGATTGAAATCGATTTTGACAATGGTAGCGTAGACACAACCCAATTCGCAGGGTTGCAGTTCATCACTAACAGTGATTACATCCTATTCCGATACCACGGGGGAGATTCTACCTACGAGGTTTACTCTCAGAACCTCACCGCCCATCAGCAGAGCACTCTTGGTTTTGCCGACGAAGGGCTCTCCTTCAATCTGCTGCGAACTGGTTCGACGACCTTCGACCTGAAAGTCACATTGCGGAATGGAAACTCGCAGACCCTCCCATTAACCACATTGGATGGCAATGTCATGGGAATCGTCCTGCAAAATTCCGCTTCCGGACTCAGTCCCGCAAACGATGCCTTTTTTAATAGTATGCGAGTGGGGGTGGTTCCTGAGCCGTCGAGTGTGGTGATGCTGGCCTTTGGGTGCGTGGGATTGACCAGGAGGTACCGCCAATGGAGAAAATGA